In a genomic window of Salvelinus fontinalis isolate EN_2023a chromosome 7, ASM2944872v1, whole genome shotgun sequence:
- the LOC129858842 gene encoding uncharacterized protein LOC129858842 translates to MTDHHLKLNLGKTELLFLPGKDCPFHDLAITVDNSIVSSSQSAKNLGVILDNTLSFSTNIKAVARSCRFMLYNIRRVRPCLTQEAAQVLIQALVISRLDYCNSLLAGLPACAIKPLQLIQNAAARLVFNLPKFSHVTPLLRSLHWLPVEARIRYKTMVLAYGAVRGTAPQYLQALIRPYTQTRALRSSTSGLLASLPLRKYSSRSAQSKLFAALAPQWWNKLPHDARTAESITTFRRHLKPHLFKEYLG, encoded by the coding sequence atgacggatcaccacctcaagctgaacctcggcaagacagagctgctcttcctcccggggaaggactgcccgttccatgatctcgccatcacggttgacaactccattgtgtcctcctcccagagcgctaagaaccttggcgtgatcctggacaacaccctgtcgttctcaactaacatcaaggcggtggcccgttcctgtaggttcatgctctacaacatccgcagagtacgaccctgcctcacacaggaagcggcgcaggtcctaatccaggcacttgtcatctcccgtctggattactgcaactcgctgttggctgggctccctgcctgtgccattaaacccctacaactcatccagaacgccgcagcccgtctggtgttcaaccttcccaagttctctcacgtcaccccgctcctccgctctctccactggcttccagttgaagctcgcatccgctacaagaccatggtgcttgcctacggagctgtgaggggaacggcacctcagtaccttcaggctctgatcaggccctacacccaaacaagggcactgcgttcatccacctctggcctgctcgcctccctaccactgaggaagtacagttcccgctcagcccagtcaaaactgttcgctgctctggcaccccaatggtggaacaaactccctcacgacgccaggacagcggagtcaatcaccaccttccggagacacctgaaaccccacctcttcaaggaatacctaggatag